A portion of the Calliphora vicina chromosome 5, idCalVici1.1, whole genome shotgun sequence genome contains these proteins:
- the LOC135959710 gene encoding uncharacterized protein LOC135959710: protein MANVLKGPSSSRISAKGPSSSRVTSNRPSSSKGNGKERPSTSRALVPATSRRVPNDSNEEPSTSRNLPSYQINGNIILKPTAIIKIITKNRYILERALIDPTAECSVISHEVVRRLDAKTIRIGKSERCLIKIRGNYGINTTIETYSQVLHNYSTVTPKESIQENIRDEFPGLQLADPQFHVSAKAHITLGGDVFPRIIRNGVAGGSFGKPLAQFSIFGYIISGLCSKL from the coding sequence ATGGCAAACGTGTTAAAGGGACCTAGTTCGTCCCGAATCTCTGCCAAGGGACCTAGTTCGTCCCGAGTTACTTCCAATAGACCTAGTTCGTCTAAAGGCAATGGGAAGGAGAGACCTAGTACGTCTCGAGCTCTGGTTCCGGCTACATCGAGAAGAGTCCCAAACGACTCGAATGAAGAACCAAGTACATCAAGAAATTTACCATCATACCAAATTAATGGCAATATAATTTTGAAGCCGACCGCgataatcaaaataattacCAAGAACAGATACATTTTAGAACGGGCCTTAATCGATCCAACTGCTGAATGTTCTGTTATATCGCACGAAGTTGTTAGGCGCTTAGATGCTAAAACCATAAGAATTGGCAAATCAGAAAGATGTCTTATAAAGATTCGAGGAAATTATGGAATCAACACCACAATTGAAACATATTCTCAAGTTCTTCATAATTACAGCACGGTGACTCCAAAGGAGTCTATTCAAGAAAATATTCGTGACGAATTTCCTGGGCTACAACTAGCAGATCCTCAATTTCATGTTTCGGCAAAGGCGCATATTACTTTAGGAGGTGACGTTTTCCCCAGGATAATTCGAAATGGTGTCGCAGGTGGATCTTTTGGCAAACCATTGGCGCAATTTTCCATATTTGGATATATTATCTCTGGATTATGTTCAAAATTATGA
- the LOC135960938 gene encoding uncharacterized protein LOC135960938, whose translation MRERSHTTPRRRGPKQPLPQDALYNESFDSQESPYYTIDNTEDIYSTTLLPSQRCYVDPWDLENYDYVRKKVEQPLSPRHQEYYETSLSPSPIEENMHSNYYYGREPVEVPPRMAATMPRNRRRSTHFQCQMECCNPQPQRRRPSGLYDVGGADKYDDYMTLHMAQKFQNALNLEDVEQNIYTGFGGFSSSSSTEPHSSLGDDYHTMTLHRKVSNYGALPQQRRISKPAPKLEFPSPPPMPPTYDYCNPYATLPPCCSVSDCYECLSQAQQQLYGTHSIYGTTTTTAGPSSCYGCAGMTDSQTLGRRPSSSLYSGIYNSKFGMSKKGLLQIDYSCSWNDLDRVMGRNY comes from the exons ATGCGTGAACGTAGTCATACAACTCCCAGAAGACGCGGTCCGAAACAACCTTTACCACAGGATGCTCTATACAATGAATCTTTCGATTCTCAAGAGTCACCATATTACACGATCGATAATACGGAAGATATTTATAGTACAACCCTATTGCCATCTCAGAGATGTTATGTGGATCCATGGGACTTAGAAAACTATGATTATGTTAGAAA GAAAGTTGAGCAGCCATTATCTCCACGACATCAAGAATATTACGAGACATCGCTATCTCCTAGTCCAATAGAGGAAAACATGCATTCGAACTATTATTACGGCAGAGAACCAGTTGAGGTACCTCCTCGAATGGCAGCCACTATGCCGCGTAACCGAAGACGTTCTACACACTTCCAGTGTCAAATGGAATGCTGCAACCCTCAACCCCAAAGAAGACGTCCCAGTGGTCTTTACGATGTTGGAGGAGCCGATAAATATGATGACTACATGACCTTACATATGgcgcagaaatttcaaaatgctCTTAATTTGGAAGATGTTGAACAGAATATTTATACGGGATTTGGTG GCTTCTCATCTTCCTCCTCAACGGAGCCGCACAGTTCGCTTGGCGATGACTATCACACAATGACCTTACACCGCAAAGTTTCCAACTATGGTGCTCTACCACAACAACGACGAATTTCAAAACCAGCACCCAAACTTGAATTCCCATCCCCACCACCTATGCCACCAACCTACGACTATTGTAATCCTTATGCTACATTGCCTCCTTGCTGTAGTGTATCCGATTGCTACGAATGCTTGTCGCAGGCTCAACAACAACTATATGGCACTCACTCGATTTATggcaccaccaccaccacagCCGGCCCCTCCAGTTGTTATGGGTGTGCGGGCATGACCGACAGTCAGACTTTGGGTCGTCGTCCCTCTTCATCGCTCTACAGTGGAATTTATAATAGTAAATTCGGTATGAGCAAAAAGGGTTTATTGCAAATTGATTATTCGTGCAGTTGGAATGATTTGGATCGTGTTATGGGACGAAATTATTGA